Proteins encoded in a region of the Granulicella sibirica genome:
- a CDS encoding patatin-like phospholipase family protein has translation MPKNNLLHQLGMNDHFEILDTLARTPIGELRRILHPHDEVGFRSGDDRSYLDLRRRLDEALDALTLLEIGLQLGLYDTAVLDTLIPPGFRLLVEGEAREALLRYAGAYLYFGVRMLAGRLVEKEGGIDWPAVRLARRGPQPCTRSAPNQPPPPASETNPRFFHIATPPTPAHESVSDADALALRSAQFLRFLELQRGVWKEALQFLDDFHEDPAAAEGHASGESAQYELWLRGLITEEWQKYDPSIPTTAEQDHARARARTEAENQHRRFDRITKGLTEWLDARVSFYLPSWHSLSPLQRKQARGTDALRVQDPVAARFALADIYWIARLLRAEVSGKASVTYARAPWTQLLRFHATLHADDDLAERLRDQQEIIRSIFDFVCDLAQNAVAISEEVELAALIPEMYNGTANQAPRTWPWRPVFNEELTLLEQQRKRRAYMDLVPPPPDTPPCRCKQSPWAQRLITGVEPHNRVGLAFSGGGVRSASFNLGVLQGLQGFDLLRQVDYISTVSGGGFIGAWLVGNVQRTRHWLGKTTCWDESVTHLRAYSSYLAPITGILSADTWVLAASWIRNTFLVQLSGLVTLFTLLLLVLAARMGFVSLATLRGGMLDRAGSVVGLLGLLVMFGIIRNFIWNRTENGKDPRASHRLLLYLVLPAWLGSFLLSAILWAEAHDIDWLASFGTLQYSHILVGSPKLLRWITVGDLVFMSIIAWFALKPTVPTAFVDAPGSESMSPADANKIPQDAAAHKQAAVEVRKAEIHNAQAGHESGDACPATPTQTRLELVWARIKLHIVDARPIRRRLWRSAWISILCAIVLYLVLCAILFLFLNLISKPDLLAMDSFAFVFGPALVLTAFTLSVVLYIGLSGRVSNEPQREWWTRYGAWLTIFATVGLGLSAAAVLGPELILWLAKKSGGQTYDWKSILTGLGSVITTIGGGLFAGKSSKTTGGEGTGKKFWLELCAKIGALVFILSFSIGAAFVLYLLLVKLATNDVAGNYWKTLDDLSTGPFFPLKCTFHLTQWTFPAGRIFALILLVAAFLTWLFSKYFDINLFGLSQFYRNRLVRCYLGATRWAPGVRRPHPFTKFDFDDDIFLSDLKNDFRGPFPIFNCTLNLTGSTDLSIRSRHSASFSLTPLRCGADRPRVGYAPTGLSRPDQQAPSFAGGVLLGQAVAISGAAVSSNMGYNTSPLVALLLTMFNVRLGWWFPNPGQSRWMEKLLPTSFFYLVKELFGIASDDRKFLDISDGGHFENLGVYELIRRRCKVIIASDAECDEDLEFGGLGNLVRICATDFGAIIDIDVKAIRERKEGRSLEHCTVGKIKYSNGSIGYLLYLKASVTGDEDIGIAQYRSAHPSFPHEATSDQFFTEGQFESYRKLGLHIVRYALRGTAPGANPLEIAERLSDVFAPKTVSNDAFLRHTQTMQNLWSECANTVALQAFATELMTTHQAQVPRAGSFVILHDDELCMALKFIQLMEDVFLDLRLDDYWDHPDNRGWAIMFMRWARSPRFQRAWIQTRRTFGIRFEYFCEARLGLTRDIPIVRI, from the coding sequence ATGCCAAAGAACAATCTGCTGCACCAACTCGGAATGAACGACCACTTCGAAATCCTCGATACCCTCGCTCGGACCCCGATCGGCGAGCTCCGCCGCATCCTGCACCCTCACGACGAGGTCGGGTTCCGCTCTGGCGACGATCGCTCGTATCTCGACCTGCGCCGCAGGCTCGACGAGGCCCTTGATGCTCTCACCCTCCTCGAGATCGGCCTCCAGCTCGGTCTTTACGATACCGCCGTCCTCGACACACTCATTCCCCCAGGCTTCCGTCTTCTGGTCGAGGGCGAAGCTCGCGAGGCCCTTCTCCGCTATGCCGGAGCCTATCTCTACTTCGGCGTCCGCATGCTCGCCGGCAGGCTCGTTGAGAAGGAGGGCGGCATCGACTGGCCCGCTGTGCGCCTCGCCCGCCGCGGTCCCCAGCCGTGCACCCGCTCCGCGCCCAACCAGCCGCCGCCTCCTGCCAGCGAGACAAACCCACGCTTCTTCCACATCGCAACCCCGCCCACCCCCGCCCACGAAAGCGTTTCAGATGCCGATGCCCTAGCCCTCCGCTCCGCACAGTTCCTTCGATTCTTAGAACTGCAGCGCGGAGTCTGGAAAGAGGCCCTCCAGTTCCTCGACGACTTCCACGAAGACCCGGCCGCTGCCGAGGGCCACGCCTCGGGGGAGTCCGCGCAGTACGAGCTCTGGCTTCGCGGCCTCATCACTGAGGAGTGGCAGAAGTACGATCCCTCCATTCCAACCACCGCCGAGCAGGACCATGCAAGGGCTAGGGCGCGGACCGAAGCTGAGAATCAGCATCGGCGCTTCGACCGCATCACCAAAGGCTTGACCGAATGGCTCGACGCGCGCGTCAGTTTTTATCTGCCCTCATGGCATAGCCTCTCTCCCCTTCAGAGGAAGCAGGCCCGCGGCACCGACGCCCTCCGTGTCCAGGATCCCGTCGCAGCGCGCTTCGCCCTTGCCGATATCTACTGGATCGCCCGCCTCCTCCGCGCCGAAGTCTCCGGCAAGGCGTCCGTAACATACGCGCGAGCGCCATGGACTCAGCTCCTTCGCTTCCATGCCACCCTGCACGCCGACGATGATCTCGCCGAACGGCTTCGCGATCAGCAGGAGATCATTCGCTCCATCTTTGACTTTGTCTGCGATCTCGCCCAGAACGCCGTCGCCATCAGTGAAGAGGTCGAGCTCGCCGCGCTCATTCCGGAGATGTACAACGGCACCGCCAACCAGGCGCCCCGAACCTGGCCCTGGAGGCCCGTCTTTAATGAGGAACTCACCCTCCTCGAGCAGCAGAGGAAGCGCCGCGCCTACATGGACTTAGTCCCACCACCGCCCGACACGCCTCCATGCCGGTGCAAGCAGTCCCCCTGGGCCCAGCGCCTCATCACCGGGGTCGAGCCCCACAACCGCGTGGGACTCGCCTTCTCGGGAGGAGGCGTCCGCAGCGCAAGCTTCAATCTCGGCGTGCTTCAGGGCCTCCAAGGCTTCGATCTCCTCCGCCAGGTCGACTATATCTCCACCGTCTCCGGCGGAGGCTTCATCGGAGCATGGCTGGTCGGAAACGTACAGCGCACCCGCCATTGGCTCGGCAAAACAACCTGCTGGGACGAGTCCGTCACCCACCTCCGCGCTTACTCCAGCTATCTCGCCCCCATCACCGGCATCCTCAGCGCGGATACCTGGGTCCTCGCCGCTAGTTGGATCCGCAATACCTTCCTCGTACAGCTCTCTGGCCTCGTTACCCTCTTCACCTTGCTGCTCTTAGTCCTCGCCGCCCGCATGGGCTTCGTGTCTCTCGCTACCTTGCGGGGAGGCATGCTGGACCGTGCCGGCTCCGTCGTAGGTCTTCTTGGCCTGCTTGTCATGTTTGGGATCATTCGTAACTTCATCTGGAACAGAACGGAGAACGGTAAGGATCCACGCGCCAGCCATCGCCTTCTTTTGTACCTCGTCCTCCCCGCCTGGCTCGGATCCTTTCTCCTCTCGGCCATCCTCTGGGCGGAGGCTCACGACATCGATTGGCTGGCGAGCTTCGGGACTCTTCAGTACTCCCACATCCTAGTTGGGTCGCCCAAGCTCCTACGGTGGATCACCGTCGGCGACCTCGTCTTCATGTCCATTATCGCCTGGTTCGCCCTCAAGCCGACCGTCCCCACCGCATTCGTCGATGCGCCCGGCAGCGAGTCCATGAGTCCCGCCGACGCCAACAAGATTCCCCAGGACGCCGCCGCGCACAAGCAGGCCGCCGTCGAGGTCAGAAAGGCTGAGATACACAACGCCCAGGCCGGGCACGAGAGCGGCGACGCCTGCCCCGCCACGCCCACTCAGACCCGCCTTGAGCTCGTATGGGCAAGAATCAAGCTTCACATCGTGGACGCGCGCCCCATCCGCCGCCGCCTCTGGCGCTCCGCCTGGATCAGCATCCTGTGCGCCATCGTCCTCTATCTCGTGCTCTGTGCCATCCTCTTCCTCTTCCTCAACTTAATATCGAAGCCGGACCTTCTCGCCATGGACTCCTTCGCCTTCGTCTTCGGTCCTGCGCTTGTGCTCACCGCATTCACTCTCAGCGTCGTCCTCTACATCGGCCTCTCCGGCCGCGTCTCGAACGAGCCGCAGCGCGAGTGGTGGACCCGTTATGGAGCATGGCTCACCATCTTCGCCACCGTCGGACTCGGTCTCTCCGCCGCGGCCGTCCTCGGGCCGGAGCTCATCCTATGGCTTGCGAAAAAATCCGGCGGGCAAACCTATGACTGGAAGAGCATCCTAACAGGACTCGGCAGCGTCATCACAACCATCGGAGGCGGTCTTTTCGCCGGAAAGAGCAGCAAGACAACCGGTGGAGAGGGAACCGGCAAAAAGTTCTGGCTCGAGCTCTGCGCCAAAATCGGAGCCCTCGTCTTCATCCTCAGCTTTAGTATCGGAGCCGCATTCGTCCTCTATCTCCTCCTCGTCAAACTGGCCACCAACGACGTAGCGGGCAACTACTGGAAGACCCTCGACGATCTCTCGACCGGACCGTTCTTTCCCCTCAAATGTACGTTTCACCTTACGCAGTGGACGTTTCCCGCGGGACGGATCTTCGCGCTCATTCTTCTCGTCGCTGCCTTCCTCACCTGGCTCTTCTCGAAGTACTTCGACATTAACCTGTTCGGCCTCAGCCAGTTCTATCGCAACCGGCTCGTCCGTTGCTATCTCGGAGCCACACGCTGGGCGCCCGGGGTGCGCCGGCCCCATCCCTTCACCAAGTTCGACTTCGACGATGACATCTTCCTCAGCGATCTCAAGAACGACTTCCGCGGACCCTTCCCCATCTTCAACTGCACCCTTAACCTAACCGGAAGCACCGACCTCTCCATCCGCAGCCGCCACAGCGCCTCCTTCTCTCTCACACCCCTGCGCTGCGGAGCCGACCGCCCCAGGGTCGGTTACGCTCCCACCGGCCTCAGCCGTCCTGACCAGCAGGCACCATCCTTCGCCGGAGGCGTCCTCCTCGGCCAGGCCGTCGCCATCTCCGGAGCCGCCGTAAGCTCCAACATGGGCTACAACACCTCGCCCCTCGTCGCCCTCCTCCTCACCATGTTCAACGTCCGCCTCGGATGGTGGTTCCCGAACCCCGGCCAATCCCGTTGGATGGAAAAGCTCCTGCCAACTAGCTTCTTCTATCTGGTCAAGGAGCTGTTCGGCATCGCAAGCGATGATCGAAAGTTCCTCGACATCTCAGACGGCGGGCACTTTGAAAATCTAGGTGTCTACGAGCTCATCCGCAGGCGCTGCAAGGTCATCATTGCAAGCGACGCCGAATGCGATGAAGACCTCGAGTTCGGGGGGCTCGGAAACCTCGTCCGCATCTGTGCTACGGATTTCGGAGCCATCATCGACATCGATGTCAAAGCGATTCGGGAGCGGAAGGAGGGCCGCAGCCTAGAGCACTGCACCGTCGGCAAGATCAAGTACAGCAACGGAAGCATCGGCTATCTTCTCTATCTCAAGGCCTCCGTCACCGGAGACGAAGACATCGGGATCGCCCAGTATCGCTCCGCGCATCCATCTTTTCCTCACGAGGCCACCTCCGATCAGTTCTTCACCGAGGGCCAGTTCGAGAGCTATCGCAAGCTCGGCCTCCACATCGTGCGCTACGCTCTCCGTGGAACGGCTCCCGGAGCAAACCCGCTCGAGATCGCGGAAAGGCTCAGTGATGTCTTCGCTCCCAAGACAGTCTCGAACGACGCATTCCTCCGCCACACCCAGACCATGCAGAACCTATGGTCCGAGTGCGCGAACACAGTCGCCCTGCAAGCCTTCGCCACCGAACTGATGACAACTCACCAGGCCCAGGTTCCGCGGGCCGGATCTTTCGTCATCCTCCATGACGACGAACTCTGCATGGCCCTCAAGTTCATCCAGCTGATGGAAGATGTCTTTCTCGACCTGCGGCTGGACGACTACTGGGATCATCCCGACAACCGCGGCTGGGCCATCATGTTCATGCGCTGGGCGCGCAGCCCCCGCTTTCAGCGTGCTTGGATCCAGACCCGCCGAACCTTCGGCATCCGCTTCGAATATTTTTGCGAAGCCCGCCTCGGCTTGACGCGGGATATTCCCATAGTCCGCATTTAG